A genomic stretch from Longimicrobium sp. includes:
- a CDS encoding DUF4126 family protein, which translates to MASLETAGRAAALGVVAGMRSMAAPAALSRHLVHDPTVPNGVLDDLLSRPAAPRVLGLASAAEHLADKLPFVPARTDPGPLAGRIAAGAVCGFVIARRAGESAAVGALVGALAAAAGTFAFYHLRRALTTDAGLPDLPVALAEDVVAVTVAEVALRD; encoded by the coding sequence ATGGCGTCACTGGAGACGGCCGGCCGCGCGGCGGCGCTCGGCGTGGTGGCGGGGATGCGCAGCATGGCGGCGCCGGCCGCACTCAGCCGCCACCTGGTGCACGATCCCACGGTGCCGAACGGCGTGCTCGACGACCTGCTCTCGCGCCCGGCCGCGCCGCGCGTGCTGGGGCTCGCCTCGGCCGCCGAGCACCTGGCCGACAAGCTCCCGTTCGTCCCCGCGCGCACCGATCCCGGCCCGCTCGCCGGCCGCATCGCCGCGGGCGCGGTCTGCGGCTTCGTCATCGCCCGCCGCGCCGGCGAGTCCGCGGCGGTCGGCGCGCTGGTCGGCGCCCTCGCCGCCGCGGCCGGCACCTTCGCCTTCTACCACCTCCGCCGCGCGCTCACGACCGACGCCGGTCTCCCCGACCTCCCCGTCGCGCTGGCGGAGGACGTGGTGGCGGTGACGGTCGCGGAGGTAGCGCTCCGGGATTAA